A section of the Euwallacea similis isolate ESF13 chromosome 9, ESF131.1, whole genome shotgun sequence genome encodes:
- the RpS11 gene encoding small ribosomal subunit protein uS17, translating to MADQTERAFQRQPTVFLNRKKGAGGKKKSLRYHREVGLGFKTPREAVEGHYIDKKCPFTGNVSIRGRILTGVVQKMKMQRTIVIRRDYLHYIRKYNRFEKRHRNMSVHLSPCFRDVEIGDVVTIGECRPLSKTVRFNVLKVTKGSSSKKSFRKF from the exons ATGGCGGACCAG ACTGAACGTGCATTTCAACGCCAACCCACGGTTTTTCTGAACCGAAAAAAGGGAGCCGGTGGCAAAAAGAAGTCATTGCGTTACCACCGAGAAGTCGGACTGGGGTTCAAGACCCCAAGAGAG GCTGTTGAAGGTCATTACATTGATAAGAAATGTCCCTTCACTGGCAATGTGTCCATTCGAGGACGTATTTTAACTGGAGTTGTGCAAAAGATGAAAATGCAGAGAACCATTGTCATCCGCCGTGATTATTTGCACTATATCCGCAAGTACAACCGTTTTGAGAAAAGGCACAGGAACATGTCTGTCCATTTATCACCCTGCTTTAG AGATGTGGAAATAGGAGACGTAGTGACAATTGGAGAATGCAGGCCGCTTTCCAAAACTGTCAGATTCAATGTACTGAAGGTCACCAAGGGCAGTAGCTCTAAGAAGAGCTTCAGAAAATTCTAA
- the LOC136410880 gene encoding deoxyribonuclease TATDN1, whose amino-acid sequence MMGVRRFIDIGANLTDCMYQGIYNGSKKHKPDLRGVLNRSWEGGLERIIVTGGSLEESLTALELARSDDRLYATVGCHPTRCNEFEESHSPEEYLEKLGNIARANLGKVVAWGECGLDYDRLKFCPKEVQKKYFELQLTLNQSLNLPLFLHCRNAATDLQAILSKYDHFRGVVHSFDGTIEEAQKFIDLGYYIGLNGCSLKTEENLKTVKELPIDKIMIETDAPWCDIRPTHAGYKYVSQENSIPSVKKEKWAAECLVKGRNEPVNIRQVLDIIAGVRNEPADSLCEQIFQNTKSLFFQ is encoded by the exons ATGATGGGCGTTCGCAGGTTCATAG ATATTGGGGCGAATCTCACGGATTGCATGTACCAAGGTATTTACAACGGATCCAAGAAACATAAGCCTGACCTCAGAGGTGTTTTAAATAGGAGTTGGGAGGGCGGTTTGGAGAGGATAATTGTGACTGGAGGCAGTCTCGAGGAGAGTCTAACAGCCTTAGAGCTGGCCAGAAGTGATG ACAGGTTGTATGCCACAGTAGGATGCCATCCCACTCGATGTAATGAATTCGAAGAATCCCACTCTCCCGaggaatatttggaaaaattgggaaatatAGCCAGAGCAAACTTAGGAAAAGTGGTCGCTTGGGGCGAATGCGGACTGGACTATGACCGCTTAAAGTTTTGTCCTAAAGAAGTTCAAAAAAA GTACTTTGAGCTTCAGTTAACGTTAAACCAATCCCTAAATTTACCCTTGTTTTTGCATTGCCGTAACGCTGCCACTGACTTACAGGCCATTTTATCGAAGTACGATCATTTTAGAGGGGTAGTTCATTCTTTTGATGGAACCATTGAAGAGGCTCAAAAATTTATCGATTTAGGATATTATATCGGACTTAATGGATG TTCCTTAAAAACCgaagaaaatttgaagacaGTAAAAGAACTCCCGATTGACAAAATAATGATAGAAACTGACGCTCCATGGTGCGACATAAGGCCCACTCACGCAGGATATAAGTATGTTTCCCAGGAGAATTCCATTCCCTCagttaaaaaagagaaatggGCAGCTGAGTGCTTGGTCAAAGGGAGGAATGAGCCGGTCAATATTAG GCAAGTTTTAGATATTATTGCAGGGGTAAGAAACGAACCAGCAGATTCCCTCTGCGAGCAAATATTCCAGAACACCAAATCGTTgtttttccaataa
- the LOC136411052 gene encoding trichohyalin-like, with the protein MSLHSFIIIHLIVALLLPCAPSKTLLKRTEIDREPEENESSDQSESLHEAHHHSFKHDRDLRFGKHRKGRASKVGDSDQNDREYALIYRNQEPMGMLQRVHDNYQLLPLHAEESILVDVSPIQKNEDARKRIVEEKEGQEDVGEEQADEGQFADAKYPYIFAKSKVDSSRENESSRMFEKRKVKVLNKHPLFNASSLSSELSNIGTNEDGENMEFKGILHDMGLIEEPHLDKRELQLAEDENMELGTNKIDLIKVEDRLEGQAKLRPAKRSEWVSTEHYEQIQYPESRAMNEDQQIEEYINKHLAQVKKGENEREKRRSDIEKQMEKQIKERLQKIKEEVRNEIDNLKAGNNEKSEEDDDEENARKNSEEEDNAQRWKRNILSNLMEEETSDLNPVMATDENPVSHIRRRRSVQVPDKEYLDSMENHFQLRKLLEFSDQLNGDQIDDGEGEIFLQRDKRGCLCEDNKDCKCNRHKSYITRPDRSSFIYLDEAPMGNNTAHKAPTTNISGTSNNFRPEHNTHALPLKQEDKKLKESAYKLDIGPDSYKLTADKNDWLQARRTSNGFLNLVAVHGGVPVLNHLISIRERSMLPKMRSKRMAMEKEKLQQQTLGDMSENDLFGAPPKKFEGDELARFKRI; encoded by the exons ATGAGTCTGCATAGCTTCATTATTATTCACCTAATTGTCGCGCTACTTCTACCTTGCGCCCCTTCGAAGACTCTCTTGAAGCGTACCGAAATCGACAG GGAACCGGAGGAAAACGAGAGCTCAGACCAATCTGAGTCGCTCCATGAAGCCCACCACCACAGCTTCAAGCACGACAGGGATCTACGCTTTGGAAAGCATCGCAAAGGAAGGGCCAGTAAGGTCGGTGATTCAGACCAAAACGACCGAGAATATGCCCTTATATATAGAAACCAAGAACCCATGGGAATGCTGCAG CGGGTCCACGACAACTATCAACTTTTGCCGCTACACGCTGAGGAAAGCATTCTAGTGGACGTAAGCCCTATTCAGAAAAATGAGGATGCTAGAAAGAGGATTGTTGAGGAAAAAGAAGGGCAAGAGGATGTGGGCGAGGAACAGGCGGATGAAGGGCAGTTTGCAGACGCAAAATATCCATACATTTTTGCCAAGTCCAAGGTCGACAGCAGTAGGGAAAATGAGAGCTCCCGGATGTTCGAAAAACGAAAAGTTAAGGTCTTAAACAAACACCCCCTCTTCAACGCAAGCTCCTTGAG CTCGGAATTATCCAACATCGGAACCAATGAGGACGGAGAAAATATGGAATTCAAGGGAATTCTCCATGATATGGGTCTGATAGAGGAGCCCCATTTGGACAAGCGGGAGTTACAGCTGGCTGAGGACGAGAATATGGAACTTGGCACCaataaaatcgatttaatTAAG GTTGAAGATAGATTGGAGGGACAAGCAAAGCTCAGACCGGCCAAGAGGTCTGAATGGGTCTCTACGGAGCACTATGAGCAAATTCAGTACCCAGAATCTAGAGCCATGAACGAAGATCAGCAGATTGAAGAATACATCAATAAACATCTGGCGCAGGTTAAGAAAGGCGAAAATGAGAGAGAGAAGCGGAGGAGTGATATTGAGAAGCAAATGGAGAAGCAAATTAAAGAACGTCTTCAGAAAATTAAGGAGGAAGTGAGGAACGAGATCGATAATCTAAAAGCGGGCAATAACGAAAAGAGTGAAGAGGACGATGATGAGGAGAACGCCAGAAAAAACAGTGAGGAAGAAGACAACGCGCAAAG ATGGAAGAGGAATATCCTAAGCAACTTAATGGAAGAAGAAACTAGTGACTTGAACCCAGTGATGGCGACCGATGAGAACCCGGTTTCTCATATTCGCCGCAGGCGCAGTGTTCAAGTCCCAGATAAAGAATACCTGGATAGTATGGAAAACCACTTCCAACTGAGGAAGCTTTTGGAATTTTCCGATCAATTGAACGGAGACCAAATCGATGATGGAGAAGGCGAAATCTTTTTACAAAGGGATAAGAGAGGTTGCCTATGTGAGGATAACAAGGACTGCAAATGCAACAGACACAAATCCTATATAACACGCCCTGATAGGTCTAGTTTCATTTACCTTGATGAGGCCCCCATGGGGAATAACACTGCCCATAAGGCCCCTACCACAAATATTTCAGGCACTTCCAATAACTTTAGGCCCGAGCATAACACACATGCACTCCCTCTCAAGCAAGAGGACAAGAAATTGAAGGAAAGCGCTTATAAACTGGACATTGGTCCTGACTCTTACAAGCTAACTGCTGACAAGAACGATTGGTTGCAAGCTAGAAGGACGAGTAATGGTTTCCTGAACTTGGTGGCGGTTCATGGAGGAGTCCCAGTGCTTAATCATTTGATTTCAATTAGAGAGCGAAGCATGTTGCCTAAGATGCGTTCCAAACGCATGGCAATGGAGAAAGAGAAGCTTCAACAACAAACTTTGGGTGATATGTCCGAGAATGATCTTTTTGGAGCGCCTCCCAAGAAATTTGAAGGAGACGAGTTGGCGAGGTTTAAACGGATTTAA